caaccattaattacCAATACAAATTATTGAAATTGCATGATTCCATATATAACTTTCATGACTCTTCCATGAATAAATTATTCCGGGGAAAATGATATTGGAGTgctaataaatggaataaagtacTTGGAATCAAATCCAGAGGACCAGAAAGACTGACCTTGATCTTCAGAGTCCAGAGTCCAGAGTCCAGACCACCACCCGTACAAAAGCACACATCCCCCAAGTAGTTGGGCCCCACTTGGGcaaacaaaagtacaaaaccACCCTCGTGTTCCAAGATAAACTTTAACCCCTCATTTATAATCTACGGAGTAATAGTACAATTATTACAAAACACGTACAGTTTTGATTTCTTACACAATTCGATATCGACATTCCTAGCCTCCCTCCCTCGCTCGCTCTTGCCCTTCCATCCCTTCGTCCTTTCTTCTCTCGATATCAGCCCTATAACTCCCTCCCACTCTCATCCTTTAAAATTACATCATTTTGTCTCTGCTGTTTCCTCTATGCAgtctcttttctttctcattGCTTTAGAACTGGGTTAACCCATTTCGCTTTATCTTTCCAACTGATTCGTTTGGTTTTTAGGCCTCTGCaggaaaaattgaaatttttttttttatgtgggTTATGAGAAAGATTTGATTTGTATTTGTAGGGTTTGTTGCGGTAGATCGTGGATTGTGATTTCGGGTTTTTTTGGGGTGTGGGTTTTTGTCAATGGGCGCTTTGGATGAGGGGCACTTCAATGTGGAGCTAAAAGGGAATGGAGTGGAGCTAAAGGGTGGTTGTATAGAGCTGGGAtttgaggaagagagagagacgaccGTGGCCATTGAAGATGCTGTAAAGTTGCTGTTGCAAGGTTTGGGTGAAGATATCAATCGAGAAGGTCTAAGAAAGACCCCACTTCGTGTTGCCAAGGCCCTCAGAGAAGGAACCAGAGGTatgccccccctctctctctctcatccacatTTTCTCACTCCTCTTGTGGGTTTTCTTTTCCATCATTTGATTACATGTTTCCTGTGTCTTGATCTAAAGTTGTGTTGGTAGTTATGGGTTTGAAATGAAATGGTTTGGCACCAATATTCAATGAAAATAGCCCAAATTTAGAACTGAGAACTTAaacatggtaatgtgcacataaattgatttgggtctctaggtctGCCCTAATGTCTTTCGGTTTTGATTTGGGGCATGGTTCCATAGCAAAACAACCattagctcctcggttcttggaacTATAAAATTTTCAATGGTATTTTAAGAGCAGccattttgtacatatattgcCAAATGTTAAGTATATCTTCAATCCTTCCTCgtcatacccccaatgattagggactagatgggttctgtGATTTGTTGGTGTTGTATTCAGCAGCTTTGCCATGATGACATATTGACATTTCAAATGATTATTTCGTAGTAGGGCTTGGAGATCCTTCATGTTATGGAACCGTACTAAAGTACATGTTTTCTACTGTTAATCTATCATCCACTGCAGTTCCACATGTGATCTATAAGTTAACTTCGTATAGTCTTTGTGGAATTGAATTAAACCCCTTCACTGAAATCTATGTGTTTCCTAAGGAGCTCAATGGTTCACCTGCGAATCTTTTTATCCGCTCAGTCGTTTGATTTGTATGTACTTGTTTTTGTAGCAATCGGGTTGTCTCACTTTTGATGGTTTGATCTTACTGGGTAATGGTGAAGGGTTAATGCAATAGTGATGTGAAGTACCCTCTTATTGCCATTTGACGCCCATGGTACTTTGTTTGGTCAGCTCTTTGGCGTATTAGCTTCGCTGTTAGCTATGCTTTTGTAGTAGTGACTCCTTAGTGAGATACTCTGTGCTATATCTGAGCACAAATATTTGACTTCTATGCGTACCTAGAATGAGCTTCAAGTTGCTCCTTGCAGAAGTAGTGTTTCCATGACGGATTCTTTTAACCTTGATAGTAGTACTCGAGATGAAGATTATGATGTTAATGTTAGAGAAAAATCGCCATGACATCGGATAGACACTATTTCTTTCATTCATTTttatgattttcattttttgttgttgctctTCTACCTTCCAGTTAAGCTTTCTAAGCCTTTTAGTGTTTTCGAACAAATAACTATGCTTTTTGTGTACCTTTGCTTACAATCTTCAGTAAATTGATTGCTTAGGCTCAGTTCTCTTTTCTTAACATGCTTGGAACGTTGTAACCTAGGTTTGTTTCAAGTACCTCAACCATATAGGCTTGTTACTTGTTAGCATAATCTCTATGTTTGACTTTTTCTGTTTTGAACTTGCATAGTTGCCCGAAAACTAAAGCTAAAAGAAGGAGAAAAATGGGATGTGGAATAGTACCTTTTACATGCCACTATTGAGTATTGACTTGGAGTTTGAGGTATCAGTTAGTTCAGTTTCCTCTTTGTACTTTCAGGCTACCGACAAAAGGTGACAGATATTGTTCAAGGGGCTTTATTCCCTGAATCCGGGTTGGAAAGTGGAATCGGGCATGCTGGAGGAGCTGGTGGGCTTGTTGTTGTTCGGGATCTTGATCTTTTCTCGTACTGTGAGTCATGTTTGCTTCCATTCCAAGTCAAGTGTCATATTGGGTATGTCCCATCCGGGCAGCGTGTTGTAGGCCTAAGCAAACTTTCTCGCGTTGCTGATGTCTTTTCAAAACGACTGCAAGACCCACAACGTCTAGCAGATGAAGTATCTTCAGCTTTGCAAGATGGAATCAAGCCGACAGGTGTTGCCGTCATTCTCCAGTGTTCACACATTCACTTCCCGAATTTTGAGTCAGCCTTTCTTGACTCAAATCACAGAGGATGGGTAAAGGTGATCGTTTGTTCTGGTTCAGGAGTTTTTGAAAATGACAAGGCAGATATTTGGGGTGATTTTCTGAATCTCTTGAGATTCAGAGGCATAAATGTTGAGAAAATCCATCCCAGAGACTCAGATGACAAATCTTGGTGCCCATCTCAGGCTATATCTAAGATGGGAGCAGCCAATTCAGGAATGATTGCTGCGGTAGCTTCAATTCTTCGTTCCTT
The sequence above is a segment of the Rhododendron vialii isolate Sample 1 chromosome 13a, ASM3025357v1 genome. Coding sequences within it:
- the LOC131312700 gene encoding GTP cyclohydrolase 1-like, translated to MGALDEGHFNVELKGNGVELKGGCIELGFEEERETTVAIEDAVKLLLQGLGEDINREGLRKTPLRVAKALREGTRGYRQKVTDIVQGALFPESGLESGIGHAGGAGGLVVVRDLDLFSYCESCLLPFQVKCHIGYVPSGQRVVGLSKLSRVADVFSKRLQDPQRLADEVSSALQDGIKPTGVAVILQCSHIHFPNFESAFLDSNHRGWVKVIVCSGSGVFENDKADIWGDFLNLLRFRGINVEKIHPRDSDDKSWCPSQAISKMGAANSGMIAAVASILRSLGEDPLRNELLGTPTRFVKWLMNFKNCNLEMKLNGFGLCRLDAVRSNGNEDIHSELNLPFWSQCEHHLLPFQGFVHIGYISTEGVNPIGKTLLQSIVHFHGFKLQVQERLTRQIAETASSLLGGDVMVVVEANHTCMISRGIEKFGSNTATLAVLGRFSTDPVARAKFLESIPNSATAG